From the Leptospira inadai serovar Lyme str. 10 genome, the window GTCGATTCGAGGCATATAACGATACATTTTATTATCGCGTACGTTCGAATATGTCTTGCAACCGGTACTGCACCCGGGGCAGATCGATTCTTCCGATTTATACCACCATACTCTGGATTTAAAAAGCGTCTTATTGTTTAGTAAAGCTCCCACGGGACAAATATCGGCGAGGGCTCCCTGGTAATTATGGGCAATCGGCTCTTCCTTAGCTAAACCGATAATCGAATGATAACCTCTTTCGAATAACCCGAGATTCGATTCGCCCACCAATTCTTCTTCAAATCGAACACATCGATAACATACGATGCAACGATTATGATTAATAATTAGGTTCGTGCCTATTTCTTCCTGGGGAATATTACGTTTTTCGAGAGTAAATCTTGAATTTCCTTTTCCTTCTTTGAAGGAATTATCCTGCAGTTGACACTCGCCCGCTTTATCGCAAACGGGACAATCAAGAGGATGGTTTGCGAGTAAGAATTCCATCGTTCCTTCTCTCGCTTCCTTAACTCTAGGACTGTTGGTGACGATAGAAAGACCTTCCGTGACTTTCGTATTGCATGCCACTTGAAGTCGAGGAATACCTTCGATCTCTATGAGACACATCCTGCACATACCGACTACGGATAGTTTCGGATGAAAGCAGAAAAAAGGAATATCTACACCGACATCTTTTGCTGCCGAGATCAAATTCTTCTTTTCGTCGACCTCGTATTCGATCCCGTCTATCTTTATCTTGACCACTCGGACCTCCGTTTCTCCGGCCCTGCCAGGCGCAATGTCTCAATGGAATCGTACTATTCTCGATTGGCAACCCGTTTCTTTCCGGGTAAATATTTCACTTTAGCTAGAATTTCAATTCGTTATAGTAAGAAGGAACTTTTGCCCACTTTTTGAACCATTGCGGATTCATTGCCCTTTGGTACAGATAGGCATCCACAAGAACCAAGTTTACGGCCGCTTCCACGATGGGAACGGCCCTCGGTAGGACGCAAGGATCATGACGGCCCTTCGCCTCTAAGACCGTCTCCTTTCCGGCAAGGTTCACCGTATTTTGCTTTTTAAATATGGTAGAAGTCGGCTTAAACGCGGCTCGTATCACCAATGCTTCTCCATTGGAAATACCACCCTGCAAACCACCCGAATTATTCGTACGAGTGCGGACCCTTCCGGTGTCTTCCTCGACATAAAATTCGTCGTTATGTTTGCTTCCCGTTAATCGAGTTCCGGAAAAACCGGAACCGACCTCAAAGCCTTTGCAAGCCGGAATGGACAAAATCGCTTTAGCTATATCCCCATCCAATTTATCGTAAACGGGGTCGCCTAACCCTGGCGGTAAATTATAGGATGCACAGCGGATAACCCCGCCCACACTATCCCCTTCTTCTTTCATTTTCAGAATCAGAGATCTCATTTTTTCCGCCGCAGCGATATCAGGGCATCGAACCTCGTTACCGTCTACGATTTCTCTCGTTTTCGGATATTGACTTTC encodes:
- a CDS encoding 2Fe-2S iron-sulfur cluster-binding protein, with amino-acid sequence MVKIKIDGIEYEVDEKKNLISAAKDVGVDIPFFCFHPKLSVVGMCRMCLIEIEGIPRLQVACNTKVTEGLSIVTNSPRVKEAREGTMEFLLANHPLDCPVCDKAGECQLQDNSFKEGKGNSRFTLEKRNIPQEEIGTNLIINHNRCIVCYRCVRFEEELVGESNLGLFERGYHSIIGLAKEEPIAHNYQGALADICPVGALLNNKTLFKSRVWWYKSEESICPGCSTGCKTYSNVRDNKMYRYMPRIDEEKDQYFLCDKGRFDVDWLNHNRLFAYYMDGNPSTSAQVLDTIALKVSQASGVAILGGAHESDQNLQSIKKSLEKVGIPIATEARVSAAQYKDPEQIDFQYTTDAHPNTKGAVDADFISASGLESLLSSISKGEYDVVFLIKENVSDVLGRVKPKTLIVLETNLSEGISHANFGIPIKTFAEQTGSFTNKKGWSQTFNKSMEPPKGLLSSGEFFSELVARVVELRSGQKEAAIGDR
- the aroC gene encoding chorismate synthase; this translates as MPSSWGKVFRISTFGESHGESVGVVVEGVPAGIPIRLEEIQKDLNRRRPGQSNLTTPRDESDTVRVVSGVFEGKTIGSPIALIVNNQNTISKDYENLRETFRPSHADYTYQAKYGFRAHVGGGRSSVRETIARVAAGAIARLILEDDLDVRTVAWVDTIGSIESQLAESQYPKTREIVDGNEVRCPDIAAAEKMRSLILKMKEEGDSVGGVIRCASYNLPPGLGDPVYDKLDGDIAKAILSIPACKGFEVGSGFSGTRLTGSKHNDEFYVEEDTGRVRTRTNNSGGLQGGISNGEALVIRAAFKPTSTIFKKQNTVNLAGKETVLEAKGRHDPCVLPRAVPIVEAAVNLVLVDAYLYQRAMNPQWFKKWAKVPSYYNELKF